One window of the Populus trichocarpa isolate Nisqually-1 chromosome 9, P.trichocarpa_v4.1, whole genome shotgun sequence genome contains the following:
- the LOC7467354 gene encoding agamous-like MADS-box protein AGL15 isoform X1, translating to MGRGKIEIKKIENTNSRQVTFSKRRAGLLKKAQELAILCDAEVAVIVFSNTGKLFEFSSSGMKRTLSRYNKFLDSPEQPKIEYKAEKPDLKEVDVLKEEIAKLQVKQLRLSGMDLTGLSLKELQQLENQLNEGLLFVKEKKEHLLMEQLEQSRVQEQRAMLENETLRRQIEELRGFFPSTDHPVPTYLEYYATERKNPPIDNGATSPPVAHYICSIEKVDSDTTLHLGLPTDTNRKRKALEGESHSNDSDSRPSLL from the exons ATGGGGAGAGGAAAGATTGAAATTAAGAAGATTGAGAATACAAATAGCAGGCAAGTCACGTTTTCAAAAAGAAGAGCCGGGTTGCTTAAAAAGGCTCAAGAGCTTGCCATTCTCTGTGATGCTGAGGTTGCTGTAATTGTTTTCTCAAATACTGGCAAGCTTTTTGAGTTTTCCAGTTCTGG CATGAAGAGAACACTTTCGAGATATAACAAGTTCTTAGATTCCCCAGAGCAGCCTAAAATAGAATACAAGGCTGAG AAACCAGATTTGAAAGAGGTCGATGTTCTAAAAGAAGAAATTGCAAAGCTACAAGTGAAACAGTT GCGACTTTCGGGAATGGACCTGACTGGATTGAGCTTGAAAGAATTGCAACAACTAGAAAATCAGTTAAATGAAGGGTTGTTATTCGTGAAAGAGAAAAAG GAGCACTTACTGATGGAACAATTAGAGCAATCAAGAGTACAG GAACAGCGGGCCATGCTGGAGAATGAAACTTTGCGCAGACAG ATTGAGGAGCTTCGAGGTTTCTTTCCATCAACTGATCATCCAGTCCCAACTTATCTTGAATACTATGCTACAGAAAGGAAGAATCCTCCCATAGACAATGGCGCCACAAGCCCTCCAGTAGCCCACTATATTTGCTCCATTGAGAAAGTCGATTCAGACACAACTTTGCATTTAGG GCTGCCAACTGACACCAATCGCAAGAGGAAAGCACTAGAAGGAGAAAGCCATTCCAATGATTCAGATAGTCGACCGAGCCTGCTGTAA
- the LOC7467355 gene encoding protein transport protein SEC31 homolog B, with amino-acid sequence MASIKSVNRSASVALAPDSPYMAAGTMAGAVDLSFSSSANLEIFKLDFQSEDHDLPVVGECQSSERFNRLAWGRNGSGSDAYGLGLIAGGLVDGNIDIWNPLSLISSEPSESALVSHLSRHKGPVRGLEFNSINPNLLASGADDGEICIWDLAAPAEPSHFPPLKGTGSAAQGEISYVSWNCRVQHILASTSSNGITVVWDLKKQKPAISFGDSIRRRCSVLQWHPDVATQLVVASDEDSSPSLRLWDMRNVLEPVKEFVGHTKGVIGMSWCPNDSSYLLTCAKDNRTICWNTVTGEIACELPAGTNWNFDVHWYPKMPGVISASSFDGKIGIYNIEGCSRYIAGESDFGRGKLRAPKWYKRPVGVSFGFGGKLVSFRPRSSAGGASEVFLHNLVTEDSLVSRSSEFESAIQNGEKPLLKALCDKKSQESESEDDRETWGFLKVMFEEDGTARTRMLSHLGFSVPVEEKDAILEDDLTREINAIRLDDTPADEMGYENNQEATIFSADDGEDFFNNLPSPKADTSTVPSGDNVGLEKSAPSAEEISQETETPEESADPSFDDCIQRALVLGDYKEAVAQCITANKMADALVIAHVGGTSLWEKTRDQYLKMSSSPYLKIVSAMVNNDLMTLVNSRSLKYWKETLALLCTFAPSEEWSMLCNSLASKLMAAGNTLAATLCYICAGNIDKTVEIWSRRLTVESEGKSYIDLLQDLMEKTIVLALASGQKQFSASLCKLVEKYAEILASQGLLTTALEYLKLLGSDELSPELTILRDRIALSTETEKEAKAPAFENSQQQVGSVYGAQQSGFGVADASHSYYQGAVAQQMHQSVPGSPYSENYQQPIDSSYGRGYGAPTPYQPAPQPLAYQPAPQPQMFVPTSAPQAPQPSFAPPAPHAGTQQATRTFVPANVPSLRNAQQYQQPTLGSQLYPGTATSAYNPVQPPTGSQGPIISQVGAIPGHGIPQVAAPGPTPMGFRPVHAGVAQRPGIGLMQPPSPTQSAPVQPAVAPAAPPPTVQTVDTSNVPAHHKPVIVTLTRLFNETSEALGGARANPARRREIEDNSRKIGALFAKLNSGDISKNASDKLVQLCQALDRNDFSSALQIQVLLTTSEWDECNFWLATLKRMIKARQGAGVR; translated from the exons ATGGCGTCTATTAAGTCTGTAAATAGATCGGCGTCGGTGGCGTTAGCCCCGGACTCGCCCTACATGGCGGCGGGGACGATGGCGGGGGCAGTGGATCTGTCCTTTAGTTCGTCTGCGAATCTTGAGATCTTTAAGCTTGATTTCCAATCGGAGGATCATGATCTCCCTGTTGTTGGTGAGTGTCAGAGTTCTGAGAGATTTAATCGTCTCGCTTGGGGTAGGAATGGATCCGGCTCTGATGCTTATGGTCTTGGACTTATTGCTGGTGGTCTTGTTGATGGCAACATCGATATTTGGAATCCTTTGTCCCTGATAAG TTCTGAGCCAAGTGAAAGTGCTCTTGTTAGTCATCTTTCGCGACACAAAGGACCT GTTCGTGGCCTTGAATTTAACTCCATCAATCCTAACTTACTTGCGTCTGGTGCTGATGATGGTGAAATCTGCATATGGGATTTGGCTGCACCTGCAGAACCTTCACATTTTCCACCTCTCAAA GGTACTGGTTCTGCTGCCCAAGGAGAAATTTCTTATGTTTCTTGGAATTGCAGAGTTCAACATATATTAGCATCCACTTCTTCCAATGGAATAACTG TGGTTTGGGACCTAAAGAAGCAGAAACCAGCGATTTC TTTTGGAGATTCAATTAGAAGGCGGTGCTCTGTTTTGCAGTGGCATCCTGATGTTGCCACTCAGCTTGTTGTGGCATCAGATGAAGATAGCTCTCCTTCTCTGCGG CTTTGGGATATGCGAAACGTACTTGAACCTGTGAAGGAGTTTGTGGGACACACAAAAG GTGTAATTGGAATGTCATGGTGTCCCAATGACAGCTCATATTTGCTTACCTGCGCTAAAGATAACCGAACAATCTGCTGGAACACAGTAACTGGAGAG ATTGCCTGTGAATTACCGGCTGGCACGAACTGGAACTTTGATGTTCACTGGTATCCCAAGATGCCTGGAGTTATATCAGCATCTTCTTTTGATGGAAAGATTGGCATTTACAACATTGAG GGTTGCAGTCGATATATTGCCGGGGAGAGCGATTTTGGAAGAG GAAAATTAAGAGCTCCAAAATGGTATAAGCGTCCGGTTGGGGTTTCTTTTGGCTTTGGAGGAAAGCTAGTATCGTTTCGCCCTAGGTCATCTGCTGGTGGTGCTTCCGAG GTTTTTTTGCATAACTTAGTTACAGAAGACAGTTTGGTGAGTCGGTCATCTGAATTTGAAAGTGCCATACAAAATGGGGAGAAGCCATTGTTGAAGGCTTTATGtgataaaaaatctcaagagtCTGA GTCAGAGGACGATCGAGAAACTTGGGGTTTCTTGAAGGTTATGTTTGAAGAAGATGGAACTGCAAGAACTAGGATGCTCTCCCACCTTGGTTTTAGCGTACCAGTTGAAGAAAAAGATGCTATACTGGAGGACGATCTCACCCGGGAAATAAATGCCATTCGGCTTGATGATACACCAGCCGATGAAATGGGATATGAGAATAATCAAGAGGCCACCATATTCTCTGCTGATGACGGGGAAGACTTTTTTAACAACCTTCCAAGTCCCAAAGCTGATACTTCTACGGTACCTTCTGGTGATAATGTTGGTCTTGAGAAATCTGCTCCTAGCGCAGAAGAAATATCACAAGAAACAGAGACACCCGAGGAGAGTGCAGACCCATCATTTGATGATTGTATACAGCGTGCTTTGGTTCTGGGAGACTACAAAGAGGCTGTTGCACAGTGCATAACGGCAAATAAAATGGCTGATGCTTTAGTTATTGCTCATGTTGGTGGCACTTCATTGTGGGAGAAGACACGTGACCAATATCTTAAAATGAGCTCTTCACCTTACTTGAAG ATTGTTTCTGCGATGGTGAACAATGATCTAATGACCCTTGTAAACTCCAGGTCACTCAAATACTGGAAAGAAACTCTTGCACTCCTTTGTACA TTCGCACCAAGTGAGGAATGGAGTATGCTATGCAATTCACTTGCTTCAAAATTAATGGCTGCTGGTAATACATTGGCGGCGACTCTTTGTTATATCTGTGCGGGCAATATTGACAAAACAGTTGAAATTTGGTCAAGGCGTCTAACAGTCGAGAGTGAAGGGAAATCGTACATTGATCTTCTTCAG GATTTGATGGAGAAGACTATCGTACTTGCTCTGGCAAGTGGCCAAAAGCAATTTAGTGCCTCTTTGTGCAAGCTTGTTGAGAAGTATGCTGAAATTTTAGCCAGTCAGGGCCTTTTAACAACAGCGCTGGAGTACTTGAAACTTTTAGGGTCTGATGAATTGTCTCCTGAACTTACAATCTTAAGAGACCGTATTGCTCTCTCCACAGAAACTG AAAAAGAAGCTAAGGCTCCAGCTTTTGAGAACAGCCAACAGCAAGTTGGATCAGTTTATGGTGCCCAACAGTCTGGTTTTGGTGTGGCTGATGCCTCTCATTCTTATTATCAG ggagCAGTAGCTCAACAAATGCATCAGAGTGTTCCTGGCAGTCCATACAGTGAAAATTATCAGCAACCTATTGACTCTTCATATGGAAGAGGATATGGTGCTCCTACTCCCTATCAGCCTGCACCACAGCCCCTAGCATATCAGCCTGCACCACAGCCCCAAATGTTCGTTCCAACTTCTGCTCCTCAGGCACCTCAG CCAAGTTTTGCTCCACCTGCACCTCATGCTGGTACTCAACAAGCCACCAGGACTTTCGTTCCAGCAAATGTTCCCAGTCTAAGAAATGCACAACAGTATCAGCAACCCACATTGGGTTCTCAGTTATATCCA GGAACTGCTACTTCTGCTTATAATCCTGTACAACCCCCAACTGGTTCTCAAGGACCTATTATATCTCAGGTGGGTGCAATTCCTGGCCATGGAATTCCACAAGTTGCTGCTCCTGGCCCAACACCAATGGGATTTAGGCCTGTACATGCAGGGGTTGCTCAAAGACCTGGAATTGGTTTGATGCAGCCGCCTAGTCCTACTCAGTCTGCACCAGTCCAACCAGCTGTGGCTCCCGCTGCTCCACCACCAACTGTGCAAACAGTCGATACATCAAATGTGCCTG CTCACCATAAACCAGTCATTGTAACATTGACAAGACTGTTTAACGAGACATCAGAAGCTTTGGGTGGTGCCCGTGCAAATCCAGCCAGGAGGCgtgaaattgaagataattcaAGGAAAATAGGTGCCTTGTTTGCCAAACTCAACAGTGGGGATATTTCAAAAAATGCTTCTGATAAGCTTGTTCAGCTATGCCAGGCATTGGACAGAAATGATTTTAGCTCAGCTCTACAAATCCAG GTGCTTCTTACCACAAGTGAGTGGGACGAATGTAACTTCTGGCTGGCAACGCTCAAAAGAATGATCAAGGCAAGGCAGGGTGCTGGTGTGAGATAA
- the LOC7482311 gene encoding uncharacterized protein LOC7482311 isoform X1 — MYRDVSSCNTYNYGDALYWDARYVQEAESFDWYQHYSSLRPFVRRYIPTSSRVLMVGCGNARMSEDMVEDGYENITNIDISSVAIDIMRRKYEHVHQLNYMEMDARDMSFFPDKSFDAVVDKGTLDSLMCGSDAPISSVRMLGEVSRLLKPGGIYMLITYGDPKVRMPHLTRSIYNWKIILYIIPRPGFEKPGGSSSSSHLEPVPISDTGVLPADFVLEDPDSHFIYVCKKMDETTEVSDISSYPLIADAL; from the exons ATGTACAGGGACGTGTCTAGCTGCAACACTTACAACTATGGAGACGCCTTGTACTGGGACGCGCGATACGTCCAGGAAGCTGAGAGCTTCGATTGGTACCAGCATTACTCTTCTCTTCGCCCCTTTGTTCGTCGTTATATCCCTACTTCCTCTCGTGTCCTCATGGTTGGCTGTGGCAATGCCC GTATGTCAGAGGACATGGTTGAGGATGGATACGAAAACATAACGAACATTGATATTTCGTCAGTGGCCATTGACATTATGAGAAGAAAATACGAGCATGTCCATCAGCTCAATT ACATGGAAATGGATGCTAGAGATATGAGCTTCTTCCCAGACAAATCTTTTGATGCTGTTGTGGACAAGG GGACTCTCGATTCGTTGATG TGTGGCAGTGATGCTCCTATTAGCAGTGTCAGAATGCTGGGGGAAGTAAGCAG GCTTCTTAAACCTGGAGGAATTTATATGTTG ATAACCTATGGTGATCCCAAAGTAAGGATGCCTCATTTGACCCGGTCCATTTACAATTGGAAAATCATATTGTACATAATAC CCAGACCAGGTTTTGAAAAACCAGGCGGTAGCTCATCAAGCTCGCATTTGGAACCTGTTCCCATTTCTGACACGGGCGTACTTCCAGCagattttgttttggaagaTCCGGATTCTCACTTTATATATGTGTGTAAAAAGATGGATGAAACGACAGAAGTGAGTGATATATCCTCCTACCCATTGATTGCTGATGCTTTATAA
- the LOC7482312 gene encoding glyoxylase I 4, with protein sequence MEKKEETNNNKEERNNEGKEEDRVPQMALNHVSRLCRDVKESIDFYSKVLGLVLIERPPAFEFDGAWLFNYGVGVHLIQAKDEDSLPKTDRVLDPRDNHISFQCEDMEALEQRLKQFNVKYTKRTIDEDKKGTKIDQLFFCDPDGYMIEMCNCENLKLVPAGSLGNIKLPCDRHNPPVDLENGRHAK encoded by the exons atggaaaagaaagaagagactAATAATAACAAGGAGGAGAGGAACAATGAGGGGAAAGAGGAGGACCGAGTTCCTCAAATGGCGTTGAATCACGTCTCGAGGCTCTGTAGAGACGTGAAAGAGTCCATTGATTTCTACTCCAAGGTTCTTGGGCTGGTCTTGATTGAGAGGCCACCAGCTTTTGAATTTGATGGAGCATGGCTGTTCAATTATGGCGTTGGGGTTCACTTGATCCAGGCCAAGGATGAAGACAGTTTGCCTAAAACAGATCGTGTCTTGGATCCCAGGGATAACCATATCTCTTTTCAG TGTGAAGACATGGAAGCACTGGAGCAGAGGTTGAAGCAGTTCAACGTGAAGTACACGAAGAGGACAATAGACGAAGATAAAAAGGGAACAAAGATTGACCAGCTTTTTTTCTGTGATCCAGATGGGTACATGATCGAGATGTGCAACTGTGAGAATCTTAAGCTTGTTCCAGCGGGTTCATTAGGCAATATAAAGCTACCATGCGATCGGCATAATCCTCCTGTTGATTTGGAGAACGGGCGTCATGCAAAATAA
- the LOC7482311 gene encoding uncharacterized protein LOC7482311 isoform X3, whose protein sequence is METPCTGTRDTSRKLRASIGMSEDMVEDGYENITNIDISSVAIDIMRRKYEHVHQLNYMEMDARDMSFFPDKSFDAVVDKGTLDSLMCGSDAPISSVRMLGEVSRLLKPGGIYMLITYGDPKVRMPHLTRSIYNWKIILYIIPRPGFEKPGGSSSSSHLEPVPISDTGVLPADFVLEDPDSHFIYVCKKMDETTEVSDISSYPLIADAL, encoded by the exons ATGGAGACGCCTTGTACTGGGACGCGCGATACGTCCAGGAAGCTGAGAGCTTCGATTG GTATGTCAGAGGACATGGTTGAGGATGGATACGAAAACATAACGAACATTGATATTTCGTCAGTGGCCATTGACATTATGAGAAGAAAATACGAGCATGTCCATCAGCTCAATT ACATGGAAATGGATGCTAGAGATATGAGCTTCTTCCCAGACAAATCTTTTGATGCTGTTGTGGACAAGG GGACTCTCGATTCGTTGATG TGTGGCAGTGATGCTCCTATTAGCAGTGTCAGAATGCTGGGGGAAGTAAGCAG GCTTCTTAAACCTGGAGGAATTTATATGTTG ATAACCTATGGTGATCCCAAAGTAAGGATGCCTCATTTGACCCGGTCCATTTACAATTGGAAAATCATATTGTACATAATAC CCAGACCAGGTTTTGAAAAACCAGGCGGTAGCTCATCAAGCTCGCATTTGGAACCTGTTCCCATTTCTGACACGGGCGTACTTCCAGCagattttgttttggaagaTCCGGATTCTCACTTTATATATGTGTGTAAAAAGATGGATGAAACGACAGAAGTGAGTGATATATCCTCCTACCCATTGATTGCTGATGCTTTATAA
- the LOC7467354 gene encoding agamous-like MADS-box protein AGL15 isoform X2, with amino-acid sequence MGRGKIEIKKIENTNSRQVTFSKRRAGLLKKAQELAILCDAEVAVIVFSNTGKLFEFSSSGMKRTLSRYNKFLDSPEQPKIEYKAEKPDLKEVDVLKEEIAKLQVKQLRLSGMDLTGLSLKELQQLENQLNEGLLFVKEKKEHLLMEQLEQSRVQRAMLENETLRRQIEELRGFFPSTDHPVPTYLEYYATERKNPPIDNGATSPPVAHYICSIEKVDSDTTLHLGLPTDTNRKRKALEGESHSNDSDSRPSLL; translated from the exons ATGGGGAGAGGAAAGATTGAAATTAAGAAGATTGAGAATACAAATAGCAGGCAAGTCACGTTTTCAAAAAGAAGAGCCGGGTTGCTTAAAAAGGCTCAAGAGCTTGCCATTCTCTGTGATGCTGAGGTTGCTGTAATTGTTTTCTCAAATACTGGCAAGCTTTTTGAGTTTTCCAGTTCTGG CATGAAGAGAACACTTTCGAGATATAACAAGTTCTTAGATTCCCCAGAGCAGCCTAAAATAGAATACAAGGCTGAG AAACCAGATTTGAAAGAGGTCGATGTTCTAAAAGAAGAAATTGCAAAGCTACAAGTGAAACAGTT GCGACTTTCGGGAATGGACCTGACTGGATTGAGCTTGAAAGAATTGCAACAACTAGAAAATCAGTTAAATGAAGGGTTGTTATTCGTGAAAGAGAAAAAG GAGCACTTACTGATGGAACAATTAGAGCAATCAAGAGTACAG CGGGCCATGCTGGAGAATGAAACTTTGCGCAGACAG ATTGAGGAGCTTCGAGGTTTCTTTCCATCAACTGATCATCCAGTCCCAACTTATCTTGAATACTATGCTACAGAAAGGAAGAATCCTCCCATAGACAATGGCGCCACAAGCCCTCCAGTAGCCCACTATATTTGCTCCATTGAGAAAGTCGATTCAGACACAACTTTGCATTTAGG GCTGCCAACTGACACCAATCGCAAGAGGAAAGCACTAGAAGGAGAAAGCCATTCCAATGATTCAGATAGTCGACCGAGCCTGCTGTAA
- the LOC7482311 gene encoding uncharacterized protein LOC7482311 isoform X2 codes for MYRDVSSCNTYNYGDALYWDARYVQEAESFDWYQHYSSLRPFVRRYIPTSSRVLMVGCGNARMSEDMVEDGYENITNIDISSVAIDIMRRKYEHVHQLNYMEMDARDMSFFPDKSFDAVVDKGTLDSLMCGSDAPISSVRMLGEVSRLLKPGGIYMLITYGDPKVRMPHLTRSIYNWKIILYIIRTMEVSCKAYASGSILSDVTNDISCVWSTKTESKSAQGSIAASYALRSPPN; via the exons ATGTACAGGGACGTGTCTAGCTGCAACACTTACAACTATGGAGACGCCTTGTACTGGGACGCGCGATACGTCCAGGAAGCTGAGAGCTTCGATTGGTACCAGCATTACTCTTCTCTTCGCCCCTTTGTTCGTCGTTATATCCCTACTTCCTCTCGTGTCCTCATGGTTGGCTGTGGCAATGCCC GTATGTCAGAGGACATGGTTGAGGATGGATACGAAAACATAACGAACATTGATATTTCGTCAGTGGCCATTGACATTATGAGAAGAAAATACGAGCATGTCCATCAGCTCAATT ACATGGAAATGGATGCTAGAGATATGAGCTTCTTCCCAGACAAATCTTTTGATGCTGTTGTGGACAAGG GGACTCTCGATTCGTTGATG TGTGGCAGTGATGCTCCTATTAGCAGTGTCAGAATGCTGGGGGAAGTAAGCAG GCTTCTTAAACCTGGAGGAATTTATATGTTG ATAACCTATGGTGATCCCAAAGTAAGGATGCCTCATTTGACCCGGTCCATTTACAATTGGAAAATCATATTGTACATAATAC GAACAATGGAAGTTTCATGCAAGGCATATGCAAGTGGTAGCATTCTTTCTGATGTTACCAATGATATTAGCTGCGTATGGAGCACTAAAACTGAGAGCAAGTCAGCTCAAGGCTCAATTGCAGCCAGCTATGCCTTGCGATCTCCTCCAAActga